One genomic segment of Mytilus trossulus isolate FHL-02 chromosome 4, PNRI_Mtr1.1.1.hap1, whole genome shotgun sequence includes these proteins:
- the LOC134714932 gene encoding tRNA (adenine(37)-N6)-methyltransferase-like → MVLYISRFFFETVTLHIMYSMKPIGYVSSVFTYKNGTPRQPALCPYARGTITIDKSSFTNPEHSLEDLEEFSHVWVIFVFHKNNNTFTKAKVKPPRLNGKRVGVFSTRSPYRPNPIGLTLAKLDCVEGCTLHLSGIDLLDGTPVLDLKPYIPSYDIPQNVQNEPESCLNSERTSCEALEDKLKEDLKLKTCHLDQEQNISDGSVRQEKSVKQVNCKETDNVCNQAVKCEQSTLNIGASEFQQSTLQVGEQSQLHFGEQSTLHNSALDFPLDLGLKSELRTNDYTQDNQLFSPVVNVINTTDDDIDTETFNIDRTKTADWIETPPIDKISVRFTNLAQEQLKLFSSSAASDFCLKYLKSGIEVSKAISDILCQDPRSVYRRKHCVDSLYYFVVDIVHVTAWFDKQVAEVVRIQPVSHAEHYKKN, encoded by the exons ATGGTACTTTACATCTCTAGGTTCTTCTTCGAAACTGTGACACTACACAT AATGTATTCCATGAAACCAATAGGCTATGTTAGTTCTGTATTTACCTACAAGAATGGAACACCCAGACAACCAGCACTGTGTCCATATGCTAGAGGAACTATCACAATTGACAAAAGTAGTTTTACTAATCCAGAACATTCTTTAGAAGATTTAGAGGAATTTTCACATGTTTG ggtGATATTTGTATTCCATAAGAATAATAACACGTTTACAAAGGCTAAAGTAAAACCTCCCAGACTAAATGGGAAAAGAGTAGGTGTGTTCTCCACAAGATCTCCATATAGACCCAATCCTATAGGACTAACACTGGCAAAGCTAGATTGTGTGGAAG GCTGCACTCTCCATTTAAGTGGTATTGATTTATTAGATGGTACTCCAGTACTAGACTTAAAACCATATATACCTTCCTATGATATCCcacaaaatgttcaaaatgaGCCAGAAAGTTGCCTAAATTCAGAGAGAACAAGTTGTGAGGCATTGGAGGATAAACTGAAGGAAGATTTAAAACTAAAGACTTGTCATTTAGACCAAGAACAAAACATCTCTGATGGTTCTGTACGCCAAGAGAAAAGTGTTAAACAAGTTAATTGTAAAGAAACTGATAATGTATGTAACCAGGCTGTTAAGTGTGAACAGTCTACATTAAATATTGGTGCTTCAGAGTTTCAACAGTCTACATTACAAGTTGGTGAACAGTCACAATTACATTTTGGCGAACAGTCTACATTGCATAATAGTGCTTTAGACTTTCCTTTAGATTTAGGCCTAAAAAGTGAGTTAAGAACAAATGATTATACTCAGGACAATCAGTTGTTCAGTCCTGTAGTAAATGTGATAAATACTACAGATGATGACATAGATACAGAAACATTTAATATAGACCGCACAAAAACAGCTGATTGGATAGAAACACCACCCATTGATAAGATAtcagttagatttacaaatctTGCTCAGGAACAACTAAAACTGTTTTCATCATCAGCAGCATCTGACTTTtgtctgaaatatttaaaatcaggAATAGAAGTCAGTAAAGCTATAAGTGACATACTTTGTCAGGATCCACGGTCAGTTTACCGTAGAAAACACTGTGTTGATAGTTTATATTACTTTGTTGTAGATATTGTCCATGTTACAGCATGGTTTGACAAACAAGTAGCAGAAGTTGTTAGAATTCAACCTGTTAGTCATGcagaacattataaaaaaaattaa